The following is a genomic window from Nitrospira sp..
GAACCGGCACCCGCATCCGTGTATGTTCGCGGATATCGAGAAATACCTCAGTGGGCAGCGTGGACATGTTCATCGTAGATCCTTTCGTTCGACTCACTGTGCCGACTGTACACAACTATTCTCAGTCCGTGAACGAATTTGTGTGTTTGCGCAGAATTCTACTTACGCGCCATCCACCAGCCGCACAGCGCACTCTTCCCGCGAGCATCGAGGACGCGACGCTGGCAAGAACCCTCAGGCGTCTCACTGAGTTGATGGCCGAGACCGTTTCCGTTAAGGTTATGTCGCTCACCCCACCCCTTGAGGAGAACGCTATGACAGACACACCTCTGTTCGACTCGAAGAAAACGCGCTGGGCCGGCTACATCATGGGCGCGATTCCCGTGCTGCTCTTGCTCATGAGCGGGGTGATGAAAGTGCTCTCGCCGCCCTTTATCGCAGAGGGGTTTGTGCACATGGGATATGCGGAAAGCCTGACGCTCGGAATCGGAATCGTTGAATTGCTCTGCGTCGTTCTCTACCTTATTCCACAGACCTCCGTCCTCGGTGCGATTTTGCTCACGGGCTATCTGGGCGGCGCCACCGCCACCCACGTCCGCATCGGCGAACCCTTCCACATGGCCGTGCTGCTCGGCGTCCTGCTCTGGGGGAGTTTGTATCTGCGCGACGCCCGCCTGCGAACGCTCATCCCCTTGCGAAGCTGACGAATAGCATACGGCAGAAAGCTATGACAGCGCA
Proteins encoded in this region:
- a CDS encoding DoxX family protein (MaGe:77309822), translating into MTDTPLFDSKKTRWAGYIMGAIPVLLLLMSGVMKVLSPPFIAEGFVHMGYAESLTLGIGIVELLCVVLYLIPQTSVLGAILLTGYLGGATATHVRIGEPFHMAVLLGVLLWGSLYLRDARLRTLIPLRS